The Takifugu flavidus isolate HTHZ2018 chromosome 21, ASM371156v2, whole genome shotgun sequence genome has a window encoding:
- the LOC130518305 gene encoding 1-acylglycerol-3-phosphate O-acyltransferase ABHD5-like isoform X4 has translation MAEQIQPVSEQGSWILSWLPSWCPTSPSQLKDAEEKMLKCVKRPFSRQHVRISNDNYLWTLAFSTHPHLGSPPSPPAQTRLPLVLLHGFGGGVGLWAQNLDSLSNSGPVYALDLLGFGRSSRPQFRSDPEGAEELFVEALEEWREKVGLEELVLLGHNLGGYLSAAYTLRYPQRVKHLLLVEPWGFPARPDNPHHSSIPVWIRAMGAVMSPFNPLAGLRLAGPLGPMLVQTIRSDFKQKYSSVFEDNTASDYIYHLNAQTPSGETAFRNMTIPYGWAKRPMLERIGQVQADIPVSFIYGSRSSIDSDSGFAFKKTRPDVEIRVIRGAGHYVFADQPDDFNQTVLQLLTRTEKTGNNNTQGLRPSVDTEGPNP, from the exons ATGGCGGAGCAGATCCAGCCTGTCAGTGAGCAGGG CAGCTGGATATTAAGTTGGCTTCCTTCTTGGTGTCCCACGTCTCCCTCTCAGCTCAAAGATGCAGAAgaaaaaatgctgaaat gtgtgaaGAGGCCTTTTTCCAGGCAGCATGTGCGGATCTCCAATGACAACTACCTGTGGACATTAGCTTtctccacccacccccaccttgGCTCCCCTCCCAGCCCCCCAGCTCAGACCAGACTGCCCCTGGTTCTGCTGCATGGttttgggggtggggttggACTCTGGGCCCAAAACCTGGACTCTCTTTCTAACAGCGGACCGGTCTACGCTCTGGACCTCCTGGGCTTCGGCAGGAGCAGTCGACCCCAGTTCAGGAGCGACCCAGAGGGGGCCGAGGAGCTGTTTGTGGAAGccctggaggagtggagggagaaggtgggactggaggaactggtgctgctggggcaCAACCTGGGGGGATACCTGTCAGCTGCCTACACACTCAGATATccacaaag GGTGAAgcatctgctgctggtggagccgTGGGGGTTTCCAGCTCGTCCTGATAACCCACACCACAGCTCCATACCGGTGTGGATCAGAGCCATGGGTGCAGTCATGAGCCCCTTCAACCCTCTGGCTGGACTCAGGCTGGCTGGGCCTTTGG GTCCAATGTTGGTTCAGACCATCAGGTCAGACTTCAAGCAGAAATACTCGTCGGTGTTTGAGGACAACACAGCGTCTGATTACATCTACCATCTGAACGCCCAGACCCCGAG CGGAGAGACCGCATTCAGGAACATGACCATACCTTACGGATGGGCGAAGAGACCCATGCTGGAGCGGATCGGGCAGGTCCAGGCTGACATTCCTGTTTCCTTCATTTACGGTTCCCGCTCCAGCATCGACAGTGACTCCGGATTCGCATTCAAGAAAACCAGGCCAGATGTGGAAATCAGG gtgATCAGAGGTGCAGGACATTATGTTTTTGCTGACCAGCCTGATGACTTCAACCAGACGGTCCTTCAGCTCCTCACTAGGACAGAGAAGAcaggcaacaacaacacacagggTCTTCGACCTTCAGTGGACACAGAGGGACCGAACCCTTGA
- the LOC130518305 gene encoding 1-acylglycerol-3-phosphate O-acyltransferase ABHD5-like isoform X2, giving the protein MCGARSPAVNLRLQKNKGMKRNFQLNSRNKASPSYQSADRMAEQIQPVSEQGSWILSWLPSWCPTSPSQLKDAEEKMLKCVKRPFSRQHVRISNDNYLWTLAFSTHPHLGSPPSPPAQTRLPLVLLHGFGGGVGLWAQNLDSLSNSGPVYALDLLGFGRSSRPQFRSDPEGAEELFVEALEEWREKVGLEELVLLGHNLGGYLSAAYTLRYPQRVKHLLLVEPWGFPARPDNPHHSSIPVWIRAMGAVMSPFNPLAGLRLAGPLGPMLVQTIRSDFKQKYSSVFEDNTASDYIYHLNAQTPSGETAFRNMTIPYGWAKRPMLERIGQVQADIPVSFIYGSRSSIDSDSGFAFKKTRPDVEIRVIRGAGHYVFADQPDDFNQTVLQLLTRTEKTGNNNTQGLRPSVDTEGPNP; this is encoded by the exons ATGTGCGGTGCGAG GTCACCGGCTGTGAACCTCCGATTACAGAAGAACAAGGGGATGAAGCGGAACTTCCAGCTGAACTCCCGCAATAAAGCCTCACCTAGTTACCAGTCTGCAGACAG GATGGCGGAGCAGATCCAGCCTGTCAGTGAGCAGGG CAGCTGGATATTAAGTTGGCTTCCTTCTTGGTGTCCCACGTCTCCCTCTCAGCTCAAAGATGCAGAAgaaaaaatgctgaaat gtgtgaaGAGGCCTTTTTCCAGGCAGCATGTGCGGATCTCCAATGACAACTACCTGTGGACATTAGCTTtctccacccacccccaccttgGCTCCCCTCCCAGCCCCCCAGCTCAGACCAGACTGCCCCTGGTTCTGCTGCATGGttttgggggtggggttggACTCTGGGCCCAAAACCTGGACTCTCTTTCTAACAGCGGACCGGTCTACGCTCTGGACCTCCTGGGCTTCGGCAGGAGCAGTCGACCCCAGTTCAGGAGCGACCCAGAGGGGGCCGAGGAGCTGTTTGTGGAAGccctggaggagtggagggagaaggtgggactggaggaactggtgctgctggggcaCAACCTGGGGGGATACCTGTCAGCTGCCTACACACTCAGATATccacaaag GGTGAAgcatctgctgctggtggagccgTGGGGGTTTCCAGCTCGTCCTGATAACCCACACCACAGCTCCATACCGGTGTGGATCAGAGCCATGGGTGCAGTCATGAGCCCCTTCAACCCTCTGGCTGGACTCAGGCTGGCTGGGCCTTTGG GTCCAATGTTGGTTCAGACCATCAGGTCAGACTTCAAGCAGAAATACTCGTCGGTGTTTGAGGACAACACAGCGTCTGATTACATCTACCATCTGAACGCCCAGACCCCGAG CGGAGAGACCGCATTCAGGAACATGACCATACCTTACGGATGGGCGAAGAGACCCATGCTGGAGCGGATCGGGCAGGTCCAGGCTGACATTCCTGTTTCCTTCATTTACGGTTCCCGCTCCAGCATCGACAGTGACTCCGGATTCGCATTCAAGAAAACCAGGCCAGATGTGGAAATCAGG gtgATCAGAGGTGCAGGACATTATGTTTTTGCTGACCAGCCTGATGACTTCAACCAGACGGTCCTTCAGCTCCTCACTAGGACAGAGAAGAcaggcaacaacaacacacagggTCTTCGACCTTCAGTGGACACAGAGGGACCGAACCCTTGA
- the LOC130518305 gene encoding 1-acylglycerol-3-phosphate O-acyltransferase ABHD5-like isoform X3: MSPAVNLRLQKNKGMKRNFQLNSRNKASPSYQSADRMAEQIQPVSEQGSWILSWLPSWCPTSPSQLKDAEEKMLKCVKRPFSRQHVRISNDNYLWTLAFSTHPHLGSPPSPPAQTRLPLVLLHGFGGGVGLWAQNLDSLSNSGPVYALDLLGFGRSSRPQFRSDPEGAEELFVEALEEWREKVGLEELVLLGHNLGGYLSAAYTLRYPQRVKHLLLVEPWGFPARPDNPHHSSIPVWIRAMGAVMSPFNPLAGLRLAGPLGPMLVQTIRSDFKQKYSSVFEDNTASDYIYHLNAQTPSGETAFRNMTIPYGWAKRPMLERIGQVQADIPVSFIYGSRSSIDSDSGFAFKKTRPDVEIRVIRGAGHYVFADQPDDFNQTVLQLLTRTEKTGNNNTQGLRPSVDTEGPNP; encoded by the exons AT GTCACCGGCTGTGAACCTCCGATTACAGAAGAACAAGGGGATGAAGCGGAACTTCCAGCTGAACTCCCGCAATAAAGCCTCACCTAGTTACCAGTCTGCAGACAG GATGGCGGAGCAGATCCAGCCTGTCAGTGAGCAGGG CAGCTGGATATTAAGTTGGCTTCCTTCTTGGTGTCCCACGTCTCCCTCTCAGCTCAAAGATGCAGAAgaaaaaatgctgaaat gtgtgaaGAGGCCTTTTTCCAGGCAGCATGTGCGGATCTCCAATGACAACTACCTGTGGACATTAGCTTtctccacccacccccaccttgGCTCCCCTCCCAGCCCCCCAGCTCAGACCAGACTGCCCCTGGTTCTGCTGCATGGttttgggggtggggttggACTCTGGGCCCAAAACCTGGACTCTCTTTCTAACAGCGGACCGGTCTACGCTCTGGACCTCCTGGGCTTCGGCAGGAGCAGTCGACCCCAGTTCAGGAGCGACCCAGAGGGGGCCGAGGAGCTGTTTGTGGAAGccctggaggagtggagggagaaggtgggactggaggaactggtgctgctggggcaCAACCTGGGGGGATACCTGTCAGCTGCCTACACACTCAGATATccacaaag GGTGAAgcatctgctgctggtggagccgTGGGGGTTTCCAGCTCGTCCTGATAACCCACACCACAGCTCCATACCGGTGTGGATCAGAGCCATGGGTGCAGTCATGAGCCCCTTCAACCCTCTGGCTGGACTCAGGCTGGCTGGGCCTTTGG GTCCAATGTTGGTTCAGACCATCAGGTCAGACTTCAAGCAGAAATACTCGTCGGTGTTTGAGGACAACACAGCGTCTGATTACATCTACCATCTGAACGCCCAGACCCCGAG CGGAGAGACCGCATTCAGGAACATGACCATACCTTACGGATGGGCGAAGAGACCCATGCTGGAGCGGATCGGGCAGGTCCAGGCTGACATTCCTGTTTCCTTCATTTACGGTTCCCGCTCCAGCATCGACAGTGACTCCGGATTCGCATTCAAGAAAACCAGGCCAGATGTGGAAATCAGG gtgATCAGAGGTGCAGGACATTATGTTTTTGCTGACCAGCCTGATGACTTCAACCAGACGGTCCTTCAGCTCCTCACTAGGACAGAGAAGAcaggcaacaacaacacacagggTCTTCGACCTTCAGTGGACACAGAGGGACCGAACCCTTGA
- the LOC130518305 gene encoding 1-acylglycerol-3-phosphate O-acyltransferase ABHD5-like isoform X1, whose amino-acid sequence MRANTHEHLQKRATTNTQKRSPAVNLRLQKNKGMKRNFQLNSRNKASPSYQSADRMAEQIQPVSEQGSWILSWLPSWCPTSPSQLKDAEEKMLKCVKRPFSRQHVRISNDNYLWTLAFSTHPHLGSPPSPPAQTRLPLVLLHGFGGGVGLWAQNLDSLSNSGPVYALDLLGFGRSSRPQFRSDPEGAEELFVEALEEWREKVGLEELVLLGHNLGGYLSAAYTLRYPQRVKHLLLVEPWGFPARPDNPHHSSIPVWIRAMGAVMSPFNPLAGLRLAGPLGPMLVQTIRSDFKQKYSSVFEDNTASDYIYHLNAQTPSGETAFRNMTIPYGWAKRPMLERIGQVQADIPVSFIYGSRSSIDSDSGFAFKKTRPDVEIRVIRGAGHYVFADQPDDFNQTVLQLLTRTEKTGNNNTQGLRPSVDTEGPNP is encoded by the exons ATGCGCGCCAACACCCACGAACACCTACAGAAACGGGctaccacaaacacacaaaagag GTCACCGGCTGTGAACCTCCGATTACAGAAGAACAAGGGGATGAAGCGGAACTTCCAGCTGAACTCCCGCAATAAAGCCTCACCTAGTTACCAGTCTGCAGACAG GATGGCGGAGCAGATCCAGCCTGTCAGTGAGCAGGG CAGCTGGATATTAAGTTGGCTTCCTTCTTGGTGTCCCACGTCTCCCTCTCAGCTCAAAGATGCAGAAgaaaaaatgctgaaat gtgtgaaGAGGCCTTTTTCCAGGCAGCATGTGCGGATCTCCAATGACAACTACCTGTGGACATTAGCTTtctccacccacccccaccttgGCTCCCCTCCCAGCCCCCCAGCTCAGACCAGACTGCCCCTGGTTCTGCTGCATGGttttgggggtggggttggACTCTGGGCCCAAAACCTGGACTCTCTTTCTAACAGCGGACCGGTCTACGCTCTGGACCTCCTGGGCTTCGGCAGGAGCAGTCGACCCCAGTTCAGGAGCGACCCAGAGGGGGCCGAGGAGCTGTTTGTGGAAGccctggaggagtggagggagaaggtgggactggaggaactggtgctgctggggcaCAACCTGGGGGGATACCTGTCAGCTGCCTACACACTCAGATATccacaaag GGTGAAgcatctgctgctggtggagccgTGGGGGTTTCCAGCTCGTCCTGATAACCCACACCACAGCTCCATACCGGTGTGGATCAGAGCCATGGGTGCAGTCATGAGCCCCTTCAACCCTCTGGCTGGACTCAGGCTGGCTGGGCCTTTGG GTCCAATGTTGGTTCAGACCATCAGGTCAGACTTCAAGCAGAAATACTCGTCGGTGTTTGAGGACAACACAGCGTCTGATTACATCTACCATCTGAACGCCCAGACCCCGAG CGGAGAGACCGCATTCAGGAACATGACCATACCTTACGGATGGGCGAAGAGACCCATGCTGGAGCGGATCGGGCAGGTCCAGGCTGACATTCCTGTTTCCTTCATTTACGGTTCCCGCTCCAGCATCGACAGTGACTCCGGATTCGCATTCAAGAAAACCAGGCCAGATGTGGAAATCAGG gtgATCAGAGGTGCAGGACATTATGTTTTTGCTGACCAGCCTGATGACTTCAACCAGACGGTCCTTCAGCTCCTCACTAGGACAGAGAAGAcaggcaacaacaacacacagggTCTTCGACCTTCAGTGGACACAGAGGGACCGAACCCTTGA